Genomic DNA from bacterium:
TGCTGCTGATTCTGCTCTCGTTTTTTGTGAATGGCCCGCACAGTCTGCTGGGCGGCGCGGCGGCGATGGATTTCGGCGGGCGCAAGGCGGCGGGCAGCGCGGCGGGAATGATCGACGCTTTCCAGTACATCGGCGCGGGCATTGCCCAGCCGGGAATCGGCTATGTGATCGACACGTTTGGCTGGAGCGGCTGGCTGGTGAGCCTTTCGGGGTTTGCTTTGATTGGGGGAGTGCTGATGACGGTGTTGTGGAATAAGAGGGCGGGGTAGGAGGGATTGCGCATTCAAGCTTCTTTAAAGATACACAACATTGGAAGGTAGAACCAGGCGCAGCAATGAAAATCGTTTGCTGTGGCCTCACCCAAACAGGAGATTATCAATGACGGACAAACCTAGGAACAAGGAAATCGAAGCCCTTGAGAAATTAGCTGAGGCGTTCGAAAGTCTGGATCCTGCAGCGGCTCTGCGGGTGGTCAAGTATGTTCTTGACATGAAATCAATCTCGCTCGAGACTTTTGCCTCGCCTCCTCAACAGTCAGCGCACAAATCGCCTCCGCTGCCCGAGGAAACGCATGTAGACAAGAACAAACAGACTATCCAGAAACCGAGAGCGAACTCAGACATTCGATCGTTTGCGCAAGAGAAGAGTCCGAAATCTGAGAACGAGCGAGCACTAGTGGTGATGTTCTATCTCTCGGAAGTCCTAACAGGTGAGTCGAAGGTAGACGAGTTCAATGCATCGGTACTGGAACCATACTTCAAGCAGGCGAAGCTACCGGTGCCAAAACACCTGAGGCAGGTTCTTGTAAACACCAAGAATGCGGGGTATATTGACCAAGCCTCAGCGGGCCATTATAAACTCAACGCGGTTGGCTACAATCTGGTTGAACATAAGCTCCCAGCGAATACTGAGCCAAAATCTAAGTAGTTGGTGATCAGTTATGTCATTGACGAGGAGAGACTGTAACCATGCCAGCAGATTACGACAAAGATTGGCGCTCATTTGTAGACGACTTGACTGGCCTTTGGGTCGACATTAAGAAGATGACCTCCAGAAATATTAACTCGAAAGAACTCCGAAATCGTGGTCGATCATTGGTCCAGACCTATTTCAGAACAATACGCAGCGATCTTGACGCCATCGGCATCGCAGACGAGCTTGCGCAATTCGACAGCGACTTTCAACAGCTACTTGTTTTGACCAATGGACAGAATGCTAGACAAAGCTACTTGAAGTGCTTGAACAGACTAAAAGTCTGCACGAAGAGCCTTGACGTAAGTCGCGAATTAGCCATCGCCGCAACTATTCGGAAAAGCAAAGCCGACAATGGTGCTCCGATGTCCGGGGCCGAGGAGGAAATATCGAAGACTCTACACAGGCTCGTGCCTACTGCGGCGCGATGTTATGATCAGGTTGTTGCGGATCTACACGCGACTTCCAGAGTTTCGTGGCGAGGTACGGCATGTGAAATACGAGAGTGCTTGCGGGAAGTTCTTGACCATTTTGCTCGAGACGAAGACTTAACCGCTCAACCCGGTTTCAAGGTCGAACCGAACACATCAGGGCCAACAATGAGGCAGAAAGCTGCGTTCATCATGAAATCGAGAGGCGATCCTGATGCTTTGCGTCGACAAATCACTGGGCAGGCACACGACATTGATGAGATGTTTGCGAAATTGACTCGAAGTGTCTATGAACGTGGCTCACTCTCCACGCATACAGAATCTACACACGACGACGTGAAGCGGCTCAAAAGAAATGTGGACGTCGTAATGGTGGAACTGCTTAAGCTGACATTTTAACGAGGGGAGCGCCAGCATCGCTCCCATGCGCGACAACACCAGTCGGGAGGGTGGCGGAGCCGAATAAAGGATGAAGGATGAAGGCGGAGGGATGAAGGAATGCGAAGAAGGCTCGAACCTGAAGAAGGTGGCGGGCCTTTTTTATGCAGAACCCCCTTCTGATCCCCCCTTTTTCAAAGGGGGAAGGTCAGATGAAGAGCCCGCCAAGGCGGGCGCTACAAGCGCCTTGCCCCGCTTGTGGTGAGATCTCGGCTTCGCCGGACCTTCCGGCACTACATTCAGAATGTGGCGGCGCGGAGGCCGCCACCTAATAGGTGCGGTACCTGTCTCCCACTTTCGTCAGAATGTGGCTTCTTTCAGAATGTGGCGGCGCGGAGGCCGCCACCTAATCGCACAGGCTTAGACAATCCGGGCGGGATGGAACCCGCCGGCTAATCGGTGCGTCTTCCTTTCTATGCCAGAAACAGAAAACCCCATCGGGATATTACTTCGACGGGGCGAAAGCTCTGTGTGGCTTTTTTTCCGCAGTGACGCACGGCGGTAAACTTTTGAACGTCACGTCTGATTGTCGTTGCGTGGCGGAGCTTTTTTGCTCTTATAGTCCGCTTGTTGTTGTGCCGTCCTGCTTGAATCTGAGGCACAATATAAGGGCCGATCTGCTCTAAGTCAACTTGATCAGCGGGAGCACAATCTGGATCGAAGCTATTAGAACTGCATCACGGTGCCGAATTGGGGAGATTCGGCCTCTTAAACAGGGGAAGAGACGGCCACCGGGTTTGTACTTTGAGCAGGATTTGAGTAACTTGAACACGATTGATCCGGCCCCGGTTTGCTTCCGCTAAAGAGTTTAATCCCATGCACTTCGACCGTTCCCACCTGACTCAACCCGGTTTCCGCACGCGGCGCGCTCAGAACTGGGTCTCCCTCGGCCTCCTGTATGCGGCCTATTATATGTGCCGCTACAATATTACCATTGCCAATCCCATCCTGCGGGAGACCTTCGGCTGGTCGAAAGAACAGCTCGGAATGATCCTCACGGCGGGTTTCTGGGTGTATGCCGCCTCGGTGTTTCTGAACGGTCCGATTGCCGACCGCATCGGCGGACGCAAGGCGATTCTGTTCGGCGGGACGTTCGTCATTCTGTTTACGCTGCTGTTTGGTTTGGCACCCGGCTTCTTTGGTGTGCCCAATGAACTGCGGCAGCTCGGCACGCAGTATGAACCGCTGAAGGCACAGGTGTGGAATCAGCCCACCGTGATCATGAAGCGCGGCGCAATTTACAAAGGGAACGCGAGCGAGCATGTGGGGGCGGAGGATTCGCTGGCGCTGCTGGCCTCGGGCGTGAAGAGCGCGGAGATCAAAGACTATTTCCGCGTGCCGACCACTGTTTTGAAGGCCACGCCGCTGAATTCCTTTGAGCGCATTCAGGAATTCCATAAACTGCTGCCCAAGGATTTGCAGAGCGCCGATCCCGCGCGGGTGGCCATGCTGGAAGCCTTCGGAAAATCGGCGACGTTTCTGCTGTCGATCTTTATTGCGCTGTGGATTTTCAACTGCTATTTTCAGTCCTTCGGCGCGCTGTCGATTGTCAAGGTTAATGCGGCCTGGTTTCATGTGCGGGAGCGGGGAGTGTTCGGCGGAATTTTCGGAATCATGATTCAGGCGGGGCGGCTGGGAATCATGACGCTGGGCGGGATCATTGTCACCATGATGGCCTGGGAATATGTGTTTTTTATTCCGGCGATTGTGCTGCTGGTGATTCTGATTGTGGGCAAGTTTGCCATTGCCGATGCGCCGGACCGCGCGGGCTATGCCTACCTTGATCCGGGAGACGGCAGCGATCAGGAGAAGGACGTCAAGGTCGATTACAAATACATCGCCAAGAAGGTGTTCACCAGCCGGGTGATGCTGGTGATTGCGCTGGCGGAATTCTGCACGGGCTTTGTGCGGCACGGCATCGACCAGTGGTTTCCGAGCTTTATGCGGGAAGTGCACCATGTGGCCTTCACCTCAGCGGCCTTTATGCTGACGGCGGTGGGCATGCCCATCGGCGCGATTTTAGGCGGACTTTTAGCGGGAACGATGTCCGACAAGGTATTCGGTTCACGGCGCCCTCCGGTGGCGGCGCTGTTCTTCTTTGGGCAGGCTCTGGCGCTGCTGGGATTGCATTTCAGCCAGAGTTGGGGGCCGATTGCTTCGATCTGGATGTTTATGCTGGTGTCGATGTGTATTCAGGGCACGCACAGTCTGCTTTCGGGTGTGGCCTCGATGGACTTCGGCGGCAAAAAAGCGGCAGCCTCGGCGGCGGGATTTTTCGACGGCATGCAGTATCTGGCGGGCGGCATTGTGGGCTTTGGGCTTGGCTGG
This window encodes:
- a CDS encoding MFS transporter, which codes for MHFDRSHLTQPGFRTRRAQNWVSLGLLYAAYYMCRYNITIANPILRETFGWSKEQLGMILTAGFWVYAASVFLNGPIADRIGGRKAILFGGTFVILFTLLFGLAPGFFGVPNELRQLGTQYEPLKAQVWNQPTVIMKRGAIYKGNASEHVGAEDSLALLASGVKSAEIKDYFRVPTTVLKATPLNSFERIQEFHKLLPKDLQSADPARVAMLEAFGKSATFLLSIFIALWIFNCYFQSFGALSIVKVNAAWFHVRERGVFGGIFGIMIQAGRLGIMTLGGIIVTMMAWEYVFFIPAIVLLVILIVGKFAIADAPDRAGYAYLDPGDGSDQEKDVKVDYKYIAKKVFTSRVMLVIALAEFCTGFVRHGIDQWFPSFMREVHHVAFTSAAFMLTAVGMPIGAILGGLLAGTMSDKVFGSRRPPVAALFFFGQALALLGLHFSQSWGPIASIWMFMLVSMCIQGTHSLLSGVASMDFGGKKAAASAAGFFDGMQYLAGGIVGFGLGWFLDTFGWANWTWGIIGFSLLGGILMLTLWNARPAGQLSLDFAKKKAAVVEE